Within Butyrivibrio fibrisolvens, the genomic segment CTCATCCTGTGATGATGCCTGAACATTCCTGTAGACCTGAACACCAATATCATGAGTATATTTGTGTTCTTCATCAAGCCTCTTATAAAGAGATTCAATAAATGCCTTATTCTTATCTTCTATACCATTATTAAAGGCATCATAAAGACTCTTGTTATTATCTTCTATTCCTCTTCCAAGAGCATCAAGTAGCGCTCTGTTGCTGTCTTCAAATCCGCCGCTAAGGGACTCTAAAAGTGTCTTATTACCGTCAGTTATATTCTGACTTATATTTTCAAGAAGCTTTTTGTTCTCGGCATTATCTGTATCTTTTGTATTATCATCAAGCTTCGAGGATATTTTGTTCATTAAAGCTGTAAGTTCATCCGCAGTTTTATGAATTGCTTCCATCTCCTCCTGATACTGCAGGGTCTGTGTACGAAGCCTTTGTGTTTCAGCAGCTTCAGCTGCTGCATTAGCCTTGATCATTTCTGCTGCGCTTATCTTATCTGCAAGCTTATCCATTATATTATCCACTATCCTTTCTCCCCATGTCCTGCTGTCTTTTTTCAATGCTGTACCTCCAAAAACAAGTGTAGATTTTTGTGAATATTGCACAGTACTTTCTAAAGATGCGACTATTTTTTGTGCACGTTAACTGAGTCTTTACTACTTGTTCATATTTTATACATAAAACATGTCTATATTAAATATATAAATGATTCAGACAAACAGATAGATATTTTTTCATAATAGCCCGGGTGCCGAAAGGTGCTCGGGCACTCCTCATTAATGGCTTTTCTTGAAGCTTTATTCCTCTTTCTGGTTCTTGATCTTTTCAGCAATCTCCAAAATCTCGTTGTTAAGAGAAAGCATACGGGCATCAAGCTCCGATACCATATGTGCACATTCTAAAAGCTCTGTATTAATATGAGTTGGGGCGTTGCCTTCAAACTTGTACTGAATCTTGTGTTCAAGTGAAGCCCAGAAATCCATTGCTACTGTTCTAATCTGAATTTCGACTTTAGTATCGATGATACGATCAGACAGGTATACCGGAACAGTGACTACCATATGATAGGATCTGTAGCCACTTGCCTTGGGATTCATAATATAATCCTTGACTGCTATTATCCTTATATCGCTTTGATTGCTGATGATATCGGCGATTGTATAAATATCGTTTGTAAAAGAGCATATTACTCTTATGCCGGCAATATCATTGACATATTTTACCATATTTTCAATGGTAGATTCATAGCCATGGCGTTTTAATTTTTTGACTATACTTTCTGATGTCTTGATCCTTGCCTTGATATGCTCAATAGGATTATAACGATGAACCTGTTGAAATTCATCATTTATAATCTCTATCTTAGTATTGATCTGTTTAAGTGCTGAATGATAGACGAGTGTAACCTGCTCCCAGGTATGAATATCCTGCTCGTTCCCTATTTTAAGCTCCAAGATTTTTCCCTCAATTATAAATTATTTTTTGCAATCCATAGCCCCCAAAGGTAGCCGGGAGCCCGCATTATCCGACCATTTCACCCCTAACATGATCAGAAATCTCTTCTTATTAAAAAGATGTTTTGAATTCTATCCCTCTTATATCTTACATTCAAATGGGTATATTTGGCAAATATTACATAACTTTATAACCCTATATCACGAGCAAAGAAAGTGGCTAATTGTTCCAGTACTCTTTATTAAGACTACAAGCCCTTACAATGCTCTTGGGGAGCCTGTTATACATTTTACCAAGTCTAAATCCCACATACCTGCTGCCTACAAGGAGTATATAGTGCGGTATCCTATAAGTTTTATGCATATCCTGAAGATATCTGATCGTACCTTTGACCATTTTCATGCCTTCAGACTCATTGGACAATCCTTCAAATATCTCCGGATGATCTTTTTGAGATACACCTATGTCAAAATTCCTGTGGAACTGCTGCATACATGTATAGTTATGAGAATGTACAACTCCAGCGCGAGGAACATATCTTGTCGCATATCCTGCCTTTATAGCTGTTCCCGCATATACCATATCTTCATTGAAGATAGCTTTTCTTATGAATCCTCCAAGCTTGTCATATATGCTGCGCTTATACATGGCACATACATTAGAGCAAAAATATGTTTTGATTCCCAGTTTTTCTACATCAGCTAGTGTTTTCCTTATTGAGGTTACTGAATAGTTGAACTTTCTGGCATAAAGCTCTTCTGGATTACAATCAGGTCTGGGAATCTGCCTTGCATATGAGACAGCCAGCTGATCATCACCGTCAAATGCCTTCACAAGCTCCTCTATAAGATTTCTATCTGCAGGGATAGCATCCTGTGTCATACACATAAAGTACTCTGCATCTGAAAACAAAACGCCCTCATGTCTTGTGCGTCCATGATCAAATTCCTGTTTGGACAGATGAAAAACAGTCACATTTGGATATCTAAGCGTTAGCTGCTCGTCACTTATAAGCTTTGCAAGTTCCTGTGCCTGCGTATTCATTAGGATGATCTTTGAAGGCTTTATGGTCTGCTCGTTCAGCCTGTCCAAGAGAGTAAATAGTTCTTTATTAGGTTTATATGTAGGTATTATCACATCAATATCATACATGCTGGTATCTCCCATCAGGCTCTATACTATAGCCACATTTTATGCTCATCACATGTAGCCTGTTAATCTACATGCCACGAGCCGGAGTATATCCCCGGCTCGATTATGCAAAAAGCCTTTAAGGCTTTAATGATTATTATATTTATGATCAAGATTTTAGATCAATATTTTAGATCAATATTTTAATCAACAGTCTTACCTGTGTAATAGTCTTAGTTAGACATTCCTGCTGTCTTACCTGATATATATTCACTATATTCCTTGACAGTGTCAGAACAGGTATAGCCCTCTTCTCCAAAGAGGAATTCATGAAGCCATACAACATTGGATTCAAGTGAGATAGGTGCTACAACACTTGCTTCTCCAACTTTACCGGTTGCACGCATTGATTCCTGAGGGAATCCGTCCTCTGCAACAATTGAATAACTGCTTATCTTACCAAGAAGCTCGACTATCTTGGAAAGCTCAAGTGATGTTGCCATCTCATCAAATACCTTGTTGGCAATATTAGTAAGAGTATCTGTATCTGCAGTCTTAGCCTTGTCCATGATAGCCTGGATAACTTCTCTCTGACGTGCAGCACGTGCAAAGTCGTTACCTGCTGTATATCTGATACGGCAGTAAGCTGTAGCCTGAAGTCCATCTAGAGTCTGCATTCCTGTTGTTGTTACTTCTTTGTAGGAGATTCCAAGCTCTTTAGCCATTGTCTGCTGATAGTTGTTGATATGAAGTATCTCTGCATCATCAACTTCTATTTCTACACCGCCCAGATCATTGATGATATCTGTAAGACCACCAAATCCTATAGTGATAAAGTCTGTGATATCAAGGTCGAGGTTAGTATTGAGCATGTTTATAGCCTGCTGAGGTCCGCCATAAGCATATGCTGCATTACACTTACCATAACCCTTGTCATTCTGCTGGTTAAGATATGTATCACGATATACTGAGCAAAGCTTGATCTCGCCTGTATCCTGATTAATAGAAGCTATTATGATACAGTCAGAACGTGTTCCTGATGAGAGGATTCCTTTGGTTGAGTCAACACCAAAAAGTGCTATGTTCCAGTAGCCTTTCATCGACTCGTTGTTCTTAACTGATTCAGCGATATTCTGATCAAGCTCTTCCTCGTCAACCTTAACTTCTGTTACGTTGGTAATACCTGCTTTGATAAATACAAAATAAGCAGTTACACCAAGAATAGCTATTATAAGAATCTCAGCTATGATGATAGCTATAGTTTTGTTATTATTCTTCTTTCTTCCGCGTCCCTGTGAAGAAGGTCTTCCATTCTGAGAATATCCGCCTTGAGGTCTAGCTCCCTGCTGTGGGTATCTTCCCTGAGGTGCTCTGCCCTGAGAATATCCACCATTTTGATATCCATTTCCCTGTGAATAACCGTGTCCCTGAGGTGCTCTACCCTGAGAATATCCGCCCTGAGGTCTTGCTCCCTGCTGCGTATATCTTCCCTGGGGGGCTCTGCCCTGAGGTGCTCTTGAACCCTGAACCGGTCTTCCGTTTCCATTATTCGAAGGTCTTCCCTGCCCGTTTGATACAGTCCTTCCTGAAGGTCTGCCATTATTTGATGATCTGTTATAATTTCCTCTTCCGTCATGATTATCGAAATTAGACATGCCATTCTCCTTTACCGCAATCCAGTCAGATAATGTATGGTCATACTGCGGTTACCAATAAAACATTTCTCCCTTGACCACCTGTCTATTTTGCCACAAAATGCTTTTTTATACAAGTATTGCAACTTAAACGTAGCTTAAATGCTTTTTTAAATTATATACTTTTTGTATACTTTATGTTCTCAGGACTTAATAGGCATTCTTTTTGCCATGGAAGAAAGTTCCAAAAAGAATCTTGAGATCAAAGCCAACAGACCAGTTCTCTATATAATAGATATCATAATCTATACGCTTACGGATTGATGTATCTCCTCTATAGCCATTGACCTGAGCCCATCCTGTTATGCCTGGGCGGACCTGGTGTTTGACCATATATCTTGGTATCTCTTCCCTAAACTTCTCAACAAACTGCGGACGCTCCGGTCTTGGCCCCACAAGTGACATAGATCCAAACAGAACATTAAAAAACTGCGGAGTTTCATCAAGGTTATGACTTCTTAGATATCTGCCTATCTTAGTTACTCTAGGATCATTTTTGGTTGTCCAGCCCTTAGCTTCTTCTTTGGTTGTCTGTACTTCCATAGTACGGAATTTGTACATCATGAAGTTCTTGCCGTTAAGCCCGACTCTTTCCTGTTTAAATATAATGGGTCCCTTTGAAGTAAGCTTAATACCTATAACTGCAAAGAGCATTACAGGGCTGTAGCATATGATAGCTACAAGAGCGCCTATTATATCAATGATCCTTTTTACTATTCTATTACCGGTATCTGTAAGAGGCACATACCTTATATTGATAACAGGAAGTCCCTCTACGTCCTCTGTATAAGGACTGCTTGGGAATAAAGATGTATAGTCAGGTATGAACTTGGTGTGGACTCCGGACTTTTCACAGCAGGCTACAAGCTCTTCAAGCATATCGTAGTGATCAAGTGAAAGAGTTATCGCTATCTCATCGTACGAATTAGCGCTTATAAGCTCGCTAAGCTGATCGATGGTTCCTATGACTCTGACGCCATGATAAGCAGTTCCAACAGGTATCCTGTTATCAAGTATTCCGTTTATCGCATAGCCCCACTGAGGATTTTCTTCTACTCTGCTGATGTATGCTTCTGCAGATCTTGAATATCCAACAAGGAGTACGTGCTTTAAGTTATATCCTTTTTTCCTCATAAAGCGTAGAACTCTTCGAACTGCATATCGGGACAAGGACATAACGATTATATTAACTACAAAAAATACTGCAATGAGTTTTCTGGAGAAGTGATCCTGGTGAACCAGGTACAGACCGCCTACAAATACTGCAACACCGATAACATTGGCTTCTATTATGTTACGGATCTCACTTCCAACCTTACCGGATCTTCTTGGCGTATACAGATTAGTGATATTATAAAGGACAAGATAAGCAGGTACCAGTAGATAAAGTACGCTAAAATAGACTTCTCTTGGAAGCGCAACTTCAAGCTCATAGCTATCAACAAATATGGAATAAAACCTTATATAATATGACAGCACGTATGCGACAACAATTGTCACCGCATCCACCAGGACCTGTATCCTGTTGAGCTGTTTCTGATTGTTCTTTATCATAACACTCCGTCCCCTGACCGCACTTTTGCCTTAAGTTGCCTTAAGTTACCTTAAGGCATCCTGCCTATATCCGGCATATATACGGCCGCTTATATTTTGATCATATAAATCTTTTTATTGTATTTATCCACATTTCAATCTGAAGGATTGCAAGACTTTTCAGATTCTTTCGTTGGAATCTGACTTTTTTGTCTGATCCTTTATGTATTTTGGATATTCCCTGCATAAGTCCCTGCATATAAGCTCTGCCAAGGCCTTTTCTTGCAAAGAATACTCCCTTTATCACTATTCCTGCAAGAATAAGAGGAAGATTTAATACAATCTGCAAAAAAGGAAAATTCTTATATATAAGATACAGATTGTTGCCCGCTGTAAGCTTTTGCTTGAACTCATTATATCTTGAACCCGAGGTTGCACTTCCTGCATGAAGTACTACAGCTGCCGGCTCTAAAAAGTTTATATATCCATAAACTCTGGCTCTTATTCCTATGTCCACATCCTCAAGATAGCAGAAATGCAAAACGTCAAATCCGCCGATCTTGTCAAAGACACTTTTCCTGTATATAGCCGCGCCGGCGCAGGAGGATGTAATACTCTTCCTATTCGAAAAAAGTGATGCAGGCTTGGCTTTACCATCAGTAAATGCCCATCCCATCGCGCTGTAATAATCTCCGCTGTCATCAACTATGTATGGGTTATTTAAAGATACCATAAGTGCCTGTACAGAGAAAGCTTTTTTCTTATGATCTATTGCATTTTCAAGTTTTTCTATGCAGTCATTCCTGCAGACAGTATCATTGTTAAGAAGAAATATATACTCAGTACTAGCAAGTTCTATCCCCTTGTTCACTGCGTTTGAAAAGCCTGTATTGGAAGAAAGACTTACCAGTTTGCAACTAATCTTGGAACCATCCTTGCAGGTAAGTTCTCCCTCATAATTTTCTTTAATATAATCTATACTTCCATCTGTCGATGCATTATCTATGATTATAATATCCGAAGGCAAGGTCTGCACAAGAAGTGATTCTATGCAGTCCTTTAAATATTTCATTCCATTGTAATTCGGAATGACAACTGTTGTTTTTGACATACAAGCATATATCCTTTAATTTCAATACAGTTTTTATATCAGTCTTTCATATCAGTCTTTTTCTGAACCATCTTAGGATCCCATACCACCCTGTAGCCAAGATGTCTTACTGCCCTGCAGAATCTGATACTTTCTTTTTTGATCTTGTCATCGTCCCAGTTATCAGGAATTATGATATGCCCTACCTTAGATTCGAGAACAGTCTCATCCTCCGGATCAGTAAATGTATCTTTCTGCTTCAGCATCTCGTTATTGCTATGATAAGTAAGACCTGTAACTTCTTTTAATAACGGTCTTAGTTTCTTCCTTATGCGCATGCATCTAAGATCCACTGCATCTGCATCCTGCTGGCAGGCAGCTATATGCGTGAATCCGCCGCTGTAGCCTTTAGGAAGACCATAATATACAATGCTTCCGTCTTCTTTATAGATTCCGCCTACCAATGTGCCTTTTTTATCTACAAGCTTGCCGCCGATTACGCCGATATCCTTCCTGGCTCTGAATATTCCATCCGGATATTCAACTCTGTAGAACCCCACATGCATAAGTTCACTTACGTTTGCATTAATTCCTTTAGCCTTAAGAATATCATATACAGCTCTTTTACCTGCATCGTAAGCATATTTCTTACTTGCAGGATTGGCTGCAGTTGATGCTTCGTGACATCTCCAATGATACAGTACCTTATCTATATGCCTTATATCTCTATCATTATCATCCATTGAAAGTGAAAGACAGGTTCTAAGGATAAGATCAAAGTCCTGAGCACCATCATATTCTTTTCTAAACATTTCCTTTTGGATAATATCAGCTCTGATAGAAGTAAAGTGGCATATATAGTTGTTGGATAAAAGATAATCAAGGTTATAACAAGGCTTGATATTAGGCTCATAGAACCTTGTCATATCTGTATCACACTTATCTTCATCAGAATAGATAAGCCCTATAGGACAATCAGACAGCTTATCCGGCTTAGAGCTTTCCATTTCATCAAGTATTTCTTTGGCAAAATAATATAAAGCATCAGGCGTTATAACATCATCATGATCAAGAAGGCATACATAATCTCCCTTTGCAGCCTTTAATGCTTCATTGGTATTATCTGAAATCCCGCCATTACTTTTAAGATGGATATAAATTATCCTGTTATCATCTTTAAATCTATCCAAAAGCAGATTCTTCAATCTCTCATCTGTAGAAGCATCTGCTAATATAAGCTCCCATTTAGGGTAAGTCTGACATACGACAGACTCTACCATTTCTATAAAGAATTTAGAATCTGTATTGTAGCACGGAACAAGTATACTAAAAAGAGGTGCTATATCAGATTCCCAAACGCTCTTTGTCTCTTCTTTCTGTCTGGAAAGCTCCTTATCAGATGCAGGTATAAAATTATACTCCTTCTTCTGATCTTCAAGTCTTTCTTTGGCAGCATAATATGCTGCAGCTATTCCGTTTCTCTTTGCATATGCTATTGTCTTTTTTATAGAACCTAACATACAACCTCTTAGTGATCACGATATTTGTTCAGATTACAAATGATGTAAAAACTTGTAATCTTCACTTAGTATAACACAGTTACAGCCCGAGAGCATACGCCCCCGGGCTGAATAATAGCTTAAATATTTAATATCTTATTACTGTCCGATAACTTCCTTAACAGCAGCTGTAAGTTTATCCTCAAGTTCTGCGGCATCTTCAAGGCTAGTTCCCTTAACGCCCATATAGAACTTGATCTTAGGCTCTGTTCCGGAAGGACGTGCACAGCACCATGAATCATTATCAAGTGCAAAGTACAGAACGTTGGATGTAGGAAGTCCTGTCTTGCCCTTAGCTCCTGTAGCAAGATCAAGTGTCTCACCTGTCTTGTAATCACGGAACTCTTCTACAGTCCAGTCACCAAACTTCTTAGGAGGATTGCTTCTGAGCTTGTCCATAAGAGCTGCAATCTCTTTTGCTCCCTCGATACCCTTCATAGTGATAGAATACTGGCCTTCCTTGTAATAGCCATATTCATTGTAGATATCTACCATTGCATCCCATGCTGTCTTGCCTTCATTCTTGTAGAATGCAGCAAGTTCGCAGAGCATCATAACTGCTACGATAGCATCCTTATCACGGGCATGTGTACCTGCAAGACATCCATATGACTCTTCAAGACCGAATACATAGTTGTACTCGTTATTTCTTTCTTCAAACCACTTGATCTGCTCACCGATGTACTTAAAGCCTGTTAATACTTCGATGTAGTGAAGGCCGTACTTGTCAGCGATTCTCTTAGCCATATTGGTTGTAACGATAGTTGTTACAAATGCAGGACGCTCAGGCATAAGTCCAAGCTTTGTACGCTCGCGAAGGATATACTCTCCTATGAGCATACCAGACATGTTACCTGTGAACTGCTTGTATTCGCCTGTCTTAGTATCCTTAGCATAGATTCCAAGTCTGTCAGCATCAGGATCTGTTGCAAGGACGATGTCTGCATCCTTCTCTTTTGCAAGTTCAAGAGCAAGCTTGAATGCCTTAGGATCTTCCGGATTAGGATACTCAAGAGTTGTAAAATCAGGATCAGGAAGCTCCTGCTCAGGTACGATATATACCTTGTTGAATCCAAGCTCCTTAAGGATTCTCTGAACCGGCTTATTACCTGTTCCATGGAATGGTGTATATACGATAGTAAGCTTGTCAGCCATAGCCTTGATAGCTTCAGGATGAAGGATCTGCTTCTTAAGTTCTACCATGTAAGCATCATCCATCTCTTTGCCGATTGTCTCGTAAAGACCTGCTGCCTTAGCTTCATCTGCCGACATAGTCTTAACTTCATGATAATCTGTGATAGCTTTAACAGCATCCATGATTCCTGTATCGTGAGGAGGTGTAACCTGTGCACCATCTTCCCAATATGCCTTATATCCGTTGTATTCCGGCGGATTGTGGCTGGCTGTAACCATAACGCCTGCGATACATCCAAGTTTTCTTAAAGCAAATGAAAGCTCAGGTGTAGGACGAAGTTCATCAAATACATATGCCTTAATTCCGTTAGCGGCAAGGCATCTTGCTGTCTCATCTGCAAATTCAGGAGAGAAGCGACGGCAGTCATAAGAAATAGCAACACCCTTTTTCTTGCCCTCTTCTCCTGCTGTTTTAAGGATATAGTTTGCAAGGCCCTGTGTAGCCTTACGTACGGTATAGATATTCATGCGGTTGGTTCCGGCTCCGATAACACCTCGAAGTCCACCTGTACCGAACTCAAGTTCCTTGTAGAAACGATCTTCCACTTCACTTTCGTTGTTACGAATAGCAAGAAGTTCCTGCTTGGTTGTATCATCAAAATAAGGATCATTCAACCAGTACTCGAACTGCTTTGTTGCTTCGCTCATAATTATTCCTCCTCTTATCCTATATATGCATCTATTATCAAGCACATTTAATTATACATACAAGACTATTTCAAAATAAAGACATATTTACAATAAAATCTCAATGATCTCCAAGAACTGTATCCCCAAGACCATCCACATTTACTGAAAAATCGCTTCGATCAAGCGTAAAGTTCTTGTTGTAATAAGGATCTCCTTTTTCAAGGATGTCCTTCCATTTATTTCTGAACTGCTCAGATTCTCTGTTATAACGTTCTGCCTTTTCTCCCGAATCATCAAGACCTCTTGATGCAGACTCGTGATGGTAAGCTTCTGCGAATGGTGTAAATACGTTAAGGTATCCCTTCTTTCTGAGCTTAAGGCACAGATCAACATCATTAAGTGATATGGCAAAAGATGGATCAAGACCTCCCACTTCATCATACTTAGCTCTTGATATCATAAGGCAGGCACCTGTAACTGCGCTCATATCCTGCGCGTAGCAAAGGCGCCCCATATATCCAAGGTTAGTTCCTTCCATGCCATAATGGGAATGTCCTGCTGTCCTGTGAGCGCCAAGTCCTAAGATAACACCTGCATGCTGAATCTTCCTGTCAGGGAAATACAGCTTAGCTCCTACTGCACCTACATCTGATCTCTGGGCATACATGAGCATCTCTTCCATCCAGTTAACAGTTATTATCTGAATATCGTTGTTAAGAAGGACAATATAATCGCCCTCGCTGTGCTTTATTCCAAAGTTCATGACATCTGAATAATTGAACTTGTCCTGGCTTCCAAAGTCCACGACCTTAACAAGCGATGCCCAAGGCTCTTTGGTAAGTTCCTTGTAATACTGCCTTATTTCA encodes:
- a CDS encoding GTP pyrophosphokinase, producing MELKIGNEQDIHTWEQVTLVYHSALKQINTKIEIINDEFQQVHRYNPIEHIKARIKTSESIVKKLKRHGYESTIENMVKYVNDIAGIRVICSFTNDIYTIADIISNQSDIRIIAVKDYIMNPKASGYRSYHMVVTVPVYLSDRIIDTKVEIQIRTVAMDFWASLEHKIQYKFEGNAPTHINTELLECAHMVSELDARMLSLNNEILEIAEKIKNQKEE
- a CDS encoding glycosyltransferase family 2 protein, encoding MYDIDVIIPTYKPNKELFTLLDRLNEQTIKPSKIILMNTQAQELAKLISDEQLTLRYPNVTVFHLSKQEFDHGRTRHEGVLFSDAEYFMCMTQDAIPADRNLIEELVKAFDGDDQLAVSYARQIPRPDCNPEELYARKFNYSVTSIRKTLADVEKLGIKTYFCSNVCAMYKRSIYDKLGGFIRKAIFNEDMVYAGTAIKAGYATRYVPRAGVVHSHNYTCMQQFHRNFDIGVSQKDHPEIFEGLSNESEGMKMVKGTIRYLQDMHKTYRIPHYILLVGSRYVGFRLGKMYNRLPKSIVRACSLNKEYWNN
- a CDS encoding LCP family protein: MSNFDNHDGRGNYNRSSNNGRPSGRTVSNGQGRPSNNGNGRPVQGSRAPQGRAPQGRYTQQGARPQGGYSQGRAPQGHGYSQGNGYQNGGYSQGRAPQGRYPQQGARPQGGYSQNGRPSSQGRGRKKNNNKTIAIIIAEILIIAILGVTAYFVFIKAGITNVTEVKVDEEELDQNIAESVKNNESMKGYWNIALFGVDSTKGILSSGTRSDCIIIASINQDTGEIKLCSVYRDTYLNQQNDKGYGKCNAAYAYGGPQQAINMLNTNLDLDITDFITIGFGGLTDIINDLGGVEIEVDDAEILHINNYQQTMAKELGISYKEVTTTGMQTLDGLQATAYCRIRYTAGNDFARAARQREVIQAIMDKAKTADTDTLTNIANKVFDEMATSLELSKIVELLGKISSYSIVAEDGFPQESMRATGKVGEASVVAPISLESNVVWLHEFLFGEEGYTCSDTVKEYSEYISGKTAGMSN
- a CDS encoding undecaprenyl-phosphate glucose phosphotransferase — its product is MIKNNQKQLNRIQVLVDAVTIVVAYVLSYYIRFYSIFVDSYELEVALPREVYFSVLYLLVPAYLVLYNITNLYTPRRSGKVGSEIRNIIEANVIGVAVFVGGLYLVHQDHFSRKLIAVFFVVNIIVMSLSRYAVRRVLRFMRKKGYNLKHVLLVGYSRSAEAYISRVEENPQWGYAINGILDNRIPVGTAYHGVRVIGTIDQLSELISANSYDEIAITLSLDHYDMLEELVACCEKSGVHTKFIPDYTSLFPSSPYTEDVEGLPVINIRYVPLTDTGNRIVKRIIDIIGALVAIICYSPVMLFAVIGIKLTSKGPIIFKQERVGLNGKNFMMYKFRTMEVQTTKEEAKGWTTKNDPRVTKIGRYLRSHNLDETPQFFNVLFGSMSLVGPRPERPQFVEKFREEIPRYMVKHQVRPGITGWAQVNGYRGDTSIRKRIDYDIYYIENWSVGFDLKILFGTFFHGKKNAY
- a CDS encoding glycosyltransferase family 2 protein, which produces MSKTTVVIPNYNGMKYLKDCIESLLVQTLPSDIIIIDNASTDGSIDYIKENYEGELTCKDGSKISCKLVSLSSNTGFSNAVNKGIELASTEYIFLLNNDTVCRNDCIEKLENAIDHKKKAFSVQALMVSLNNPYIVDDSGDYYSAMGWAFTDGKAKPASLFSNRKSITSSCAGAAIYRKSVFDKIGGFDVLHFCYLEDVDIGIRARVYGYINFLEPAAVVLHAGSATSGSRYNEFKQKLTAGNNLYLIYKNFPFLQIVLNLPLILAGIVIKGVFFARKGLGRAYMQGLMQGISKIHKGSDKKVRFQRKNLKSLAILQIEMWINTIKRFI
- a CDS encoding glycosyltransferase — its product is MLGSIKKTIAYAKRNGIAAAYYAAKERLEDQKKEYNFIPASDKELSRQKEETKSVWESDIAPLFSILVPCYNTDSKFFIEMVESVVCQTYPKWELILADASTDERLKNLLLDRFKDDNRIIYIHLKSNGGISDNTNEALKAAKGDYVCLLDHDDVITPDALYYFAKEILDEMESSKPDKLSDCPIGLIYSDEDKCDTDMTRFYEPNIKPCYNLDYLLSNNYICHFTSIRADIIQKEMFRKEYDGAQDFDLILRTCLSLSMDDNDRDIRHIDKVLYHWRCHEASTAANPASKKYAYDAGKRAVYDILKAKGINANVSELMHVGFYRVEYPDGIFRARKDIGVIGGKLVDKKGTLVGGIYKEDGSIVYYGLPKGYSGGFTHIAACQQDADAVDLRCMRIRKKLRPLLKEVTGLTYHSNNEMLKQKDTFTDPEDETVLESKVGHIIIPDNWDDDKIKKESIRFCRAVRHLGYRVVWDPKMVQKKTDMKD
- a CDS encoding phospho-sugar mutase; this translates as MSEATKQFEYWLNDPYFDDTTKQELLAIRNNESEVEDRFYKELEFGTGGLRGVIGAGTNRMNIYTVRKATQGLANYILKTAGEEGKKKGVAISYDCRRFSPEFADETARCLAANGIKAYVFDELRPTPELSFALRKLGCIAGVMVTASHNPPEYNGYKAYWEDGAQVTPPHDTGIMDAVKAITDYHEVKTMSADEAKAAGLYETIGKEMDDAYMVELKKQILHPEAIKAMADKLTIVYTPFHGTGNKPVQRILKELGFNKVYIVPEQELPDPDFTTLEYPNPEDPKAFKLALELAKEKDADIVLATDPDADRLGIYAKDTKTGEYKQFTGNMSGMLIGEYILRERTKLGLMPERPAFVTTIVTTNMAKRIADKYGLHYIEVLTGFKYIGEQIKWFEERNNEYNYVFGLEESYGCLAGTHARDKDAIVAVMMLCELAAFYKNEGKTAWDAMVDIYNEYGYYKEGQYSITMKGIEGAKEIAALMDKLRSNPPKKFGDWTVEEFRDYKTGETLDLATGAKGKTGLPTSNVLYFALDNDSWCCARPSGTEPKIKFYMGVKGTSLEDAAELEDKLTAAVKEVIGQ